In Deinococcus maricopensis DSM 21211, one genomic interval encodes:
- a CDS encoding PilT/PilU family type 4a pilus ATPase encodes MTLDELLRQMVAKRASDVHIQAGSPPMARIDGVLVPFGTEPLMPPDTQVLAQALLTTDQWDDFEYRNELDCAYSLSGVARFRCNVFRQRGAVGIVMRIVSDVIPSFEALGLPVETMQHLASHARGLILVTGPTGSGKSTTLASLVDHLNRSFPYNIITVEDPIEILHRNRKSIVVQREVGSDTRDFRSALKYAMRQDPDVIMIGEMRDKETVEAALTAAQTGHLVLSTLHTQDAVRTVNRIIDFFQPHERDQVRTLFADSLVGIISQRLLRRADGVGRVLGTELLLNTPLIQDYIKDEDKTPLIKDALLEDNVRGMHTFDQKLVEHYKHGLISLDEALDAATSPHELRLMITRQGVSF; translated from the coding sequence ATGACCCTCGATGAACTTCTGCGGCAGATGGTCGCCAAACGCGCCAGCGACGTCCACATCCAGGCGGGCAGCCCCCCCATGGCCCGCATTGACGGCGTGCTCGTGCCGTTCGGCACGGAGCCGCTCATGCCTCCCGACACGCAGGTGCTCGCGCAGGCGCTGCTCACCACCGACCAGTGGGACGACTTCGAGTACCGCAACGAACTGGACTGCGCGTACTCGCTGAGCGGCGTCGCACGCTTCCGCTGCAACGTCTTCCGGCAGCGCGGCGCGGTCGGCATCGTCATGCGCATCGTCTCGGACGTTATCCCCAGCTTCGAGGCGCTCGGCCTGCCCGTCGAGACCATGCAGCACCTCGCCAGCCACGCGCGCGGCCTGATCCTCGTGACCGGCCCGACCGGCAGCGGCAAGAGCACCACCCTCGCCAGCCTCGTGGACCACCTGAACCGGTCGTTCCCGTACAACATCATCACCGTCGAGGACCCCATCGAGATCCTGCACCGCAACCGCAAGAGCATCGTGGTGCAGCGCGAGGTCGGCAGCGACACCCGCGACTTCCGCAGCGCCCTGAAGTACGCCATGCGCCAGGACCCGGACGTCATCATGATCGGCGAGATGCGCGACAAGGAAACCGTCGAGGCGGCCCTGACCGCCGCGCAGACCGGCCACCTGGTGCTCAGCACGCTGCACACGCAGGACGCCGTGCGCACTGTGAACCGCATCATCGACTTCTTCCAGCCGCACGAACGCGACCAGGTGCGGACGCTGTTCGCGGACTCGCTGGTGGGCATCATCAGCCAGCGCCTGCTGCGCCGCGCCGACGGTGTCGGCCGCGTGCTCGGCACGGAACTGCTGCTGAACACGCCCCTGATTCAGGACTACATCAAGGACGAGGACAAGACGCCGCTCATCAAGGACGCCCTCCTCGAAGACAACGTGCGCGGCATGCACACCTTCGACCAGAAGCTGGTGGAGCACTACAAGCACGGCCTGATCTCGCTGGATGAGGCGCTGGACGCCGCGACCAGCCCGCACGAACTGCGCCTGATGATCACCCGGCAGGGCGTCAGCTTCTGA
- a CDS encoding polyphosphate kinase 2 family protein, producing MNLKAYRFTGGKVSLADIPTDADGGLTRADAEARMVTLGARLAELQERLYAEGKRSVLLVLQARDAGGKDGTVKHVFAGVNPQGVRVTSFKAPTLQERAHDFLWRVHAQTPPAGFIGVFNRSHYEDVLVPRVHGLLDGRGARRRLEHLVAFEALLHDSGTRVVKAYLHISKEEQRQRLQARLDDPQKHWKFDPADLAERELWDKYTAVYETVIERSGTKRAPWYVIPSDHKWYRNLVVSQLLVDTLEDLDPQFPPPTFDASKIRLK from the coding sequence ATGAACCTGAAAGCGTACCGGTTCACGGGCGGTAAGGTGAGCCTCGCGGACATTCCCACGGACGCGGACGGCGGCCTGACCCGCGCGGACGCCGAGGCGCGCATGGTCACGCTGGGTGCGCGCCTCGCGGAGCTGCAGGAACGCCTGTACGCCGAGGGGAAACGCAGCGTGCTGCTGGTCCTGCAGGCGCGGGATGCGGGCGGGAAGGACGGCACTGTGAAGCACGTGTTCGCGGGCGTGAACCCGCAGGGCGTGCGCGTGACGAGCTTCAAGGCGCCCACCCTGCAGGAGCGCGCGCATGACTTCCTGTGGCGCGTGCACGCGCAGACGCCGCCCGCCGGGTTCATCGGCGTGTTTAATCGCAGCCACTACGAGGACGTGCTGGTGCCGCGCGTGCACGGCCTGCTGGACGGCCGCGGCGCGCGGCGCCGCCTGGAGCACCTCGTGGCGTTTGAGGCCCTGCTGCATGACAGCGGCACGCGCGTCGTGAAGGCGTACCTGCACATCAGCAAGGAAGAGCAGCGGCAGCGTCTGCAGGCGCGCCTGGACGACCCGCAGAAGCACTGGAAGTTCGACCCGGCGGACCTCGCGGAGCGCGAGCTGTGGGACAAGTACACGGCCGTGTACGAAACGGTCATTGAGCGCAGCGGCACGAAACGCGCGCCGTGGTACGTCATCCCCTCGGACCACAAGTGGTACCGGAACCTGGTCGTGTCGCAGTTGCTGGTGGATACGCTGGAGGACCTCGATCCGCAGTTCCCGCCCCCCACGTTCGACGCGAGCAAGATCCGTCTGAAATGA
- a CDS encoding alanine--tRNA ligase-related protein: MTTELWFRDDPTRLTFDARVMEVRDGAVALDGTCFYPEGGGQNADAGTLAWAGGEVRVVDVQREAGVVWHRVDGPAPAVGEAVMGRVEAGRRWRHMERHSGEHLLAQAFVRIHPRLRVAAVSMRSAECTLDLEGDPTEAEVRAAEALLREVIRRDLRLETVTVPESELGSYPLRRPPQVRGDVRLVMFRDEAGELFDVSACGGTHVPRAAVVAPVVVLRTERVRGGLTRVVFMAGEEAQAYLGGVYRDARALAGTFSTGVEGLSERVEALRAERDALSAELKQARTQLAAALTLQVTPESLNGAPVRFVALPDARLLPDVLEATPAQEVVVAFAPDGRVGVGSARADVQAGQALKVALGASGGRGGGRPDRAQGQTPDVDAFLRAARTHLGGEA, translated from the coding sequence ATGACGACGGAATTGTGGTTCCGGGACGACCCGACGCGCCTGACGTTCGATGCGCGCGTCATGGAGGTGCGGGATGGCGCCGTGGCGCTGGACGGCACGTGCTTCTACCCTGAGGGTGGCGGGCAGAATGCGGACGCGGGCACGCTCGCGTGGGCGGGCGGTGAGGTGCGCGTCGTGGACGTGCAGCGCGAAGCGGGCGTGGTGTGGCACCGCGTGGACGGCCCGGCGCCGGCGGTGGGGGAGGCGGTCATGGGCCGCGTGGAGGCGGGGCGCCGCTGGCGGCACATGGAGCGGCACAGCGGTGAGCACCTGCTCGCGCAGGCGTTCGTGCGGATTCACCCGCGGTTGAGGGTGGCGGCCGTGAGTATGCGCAGTGCCGAGTGCACCCTGGACCTGGAGGGCGATCCTACCGAGGCGGAGGTGCGCGCGGCCGAGGCGCTCCTGCGGGAGGTGATCCGCCGGGACCTGCGGCTGGAGACGGTGACGGTCCCGGAATCGGAACTGGGGTCGTACCCGCTGCGGCGGCCCCCGCAGGTGCGCGGGGACGTGCGCCTGGTGATGTTCCGCGATGAAGCGGGTGAGCTGTTCGACGTGAGCGCGTGTGGGGGGACGCACGTGCCGCGCGCGGCGGTGGTCGCGCCAGTGGTGGTGCTGCGCACGGAACGCGTGCGGGGCGGCCTGACGCGTGTGGTGTTCATGGCCGGCGAGGAGGCGCAGGCGTACCTGGGCGGCGTGTACCGCGACGCGCGCGCGCTGGCCGGCACCTTCAGTACGGGCGTAGAGGGCCTGAGTGAGCGCGTGGAGGCCCTGCGTGCCGAACGTGACGCCCTGAGCGCAGAGTTGAAGCAGGCCCGCACGCAGCTGGCCGCGGCCCTGACCCTTCAGGTCACGCCGGAGTCGCTGAATGGGGCGCCGGTGCGTTTCGTGGCGCTGCCGGACGCGCGGTTGCTGCCGGACGTGCTGGAGGCCACGCCCGCGCAGGAGGTCGTCGTGGCGTTCGCGCCGGACGGCCGGGTGGGCGTCGGCAGCGCCCGTGCTGACGTGCAAGCCGGGCAGGCCCTCAAGGTCGCGCTCGGCGCGAGCGGCGGGCGCGGCGGCGGCCGACCGGACCGCGCGCAGGGGCAGACGCCCGACGTGGACGCCTTCCTGCGCGCCGCGCGCACGCACCTGGGCGGTGAGGCATGA
- the tsaB gene encoding tRNA (adenosine(37)-N6)-threonylcarbamoyltransferase complex dimerization subunit type 1 TsaB, translated as MILAVETATPFLAVALVGEGVRVARVERVERAHAERLAGAVQAAFEEAGVPMRADGVVIGTGPGSYTGVRVGASYALGVARAWGVPVRGVSTLEALVGGHEGRVAVSLDARKGQVYGAVYDVEGGVVRAVPVPPAKFALEAFGEVAGGGVWVRDGAPDPVALAWNGAAHGVTDWALSYL; from the coding sequence GTGATTCTGGCGGTGGAGACGGCCACGCCGTTCCTGGCGGTGGCGCTGGTTGGTGAGGGTGTGCGGGTGGCGCGGGTGGAGCGCGTGGAGCGCGCGCACGCGGAGCGCCTGGCGGGGGCGGTGCAGGCCGCGTTCGAGGAGGCGGGCGTGCCGATGCGCGCGGACGGCGTGGTGATCGGGACGGGCCCGGGGTCGTACACGGGCGTGCGGGTCGGCGCGAGTTACGCGTTGGGCGTGGCGCGCGCGTGGGGCGTGCCGGTGCGGGGCGTGAGCACGTTGGAAGCCCTCGTGGGGGGGCATGAGGGGCGCGTGGCGGTGTCGCTCGATGCCCGCAAGGGGCAGGTGTACGGCGCTGTGTATGACGTGGAGGGCGGCGTGGTGCGGGCCGTGCCGGTCCCACCTGCGAAGTTCGCGCTGGAGGCGTTCGGAGAGGTGGCTGGCGGGGGCGTGTGGGTGCGGGACGGCGCGCCGGATCCGGTGGCGCTCGCGTGGAACGGCGCGGCGCATGGCGTGACGGATTGGGCGTTGTCGTACCTGTAG
- a CDS encoding C39 family peptidase produces the protein MKGVWVVCAALLLGGAQARPASAYLGGLTHVAQSYNNCGPAAIVSVLGYYGTRADQAAVARALRPQGGYMRADVIAPFVAQYGLRAARFRAGNAEHLRRLVAAGVPVIVLQWLDRVGGIPHFRVVRGYDDARGVFYLDDPLYGANVVVSYAEFARLWGVYGQEFIPVFPAGWEARVDALLGFAS, from the coding sequence GTGAAGGGCGTTTGGGTGGTGTGCGCGGCGCTGCTGCTGGGGGGCGCGCAGGCGCGTCCGGCGTCGGCGTACCTGGGGGGGCTGACGCACGTGGCGCAGTCGTACAACAATTGCGGGCCGGCAGCGATCGTGAGCGTGCTCGGGTATTACGGCACGCGCGCGGATCAGGCGGCGGTCGCGCGGGCGTTGCGTCCGCAAGGGGGGTACATGCGCGCGGACGTGATCGCGCCGTTCGTGGCGCAGTACGGGCTGCGCGCGGCGCGCTTCCGGGCGGGGAATGCCGAGCACCTGCGGCGCCTGGTGGCGGCGGGTGTGCCGGTGATCGTGCTGCAGTGGCTGGACCGCGTGGGCGGCATTCCGCATTTCCGGGTGGTGCGCGGGTACGACGATGCGCGCGGCGTGTTCTACCTGGATGATCCCCTGTATGGTGCGAACGTGGTCGTGAGTTATGCGGAGTTCGCGCGGTTGTGGGGCGTGTACGGGCAGGAGTTCATTCCGGTGTTCCCGGCGGGTTGGGAGGCGCGTGTGGACGCGCTGCTGGGGTTCGCGTCGTGA
- a CDS encoding DUF4900 domain-containing protein — MKRIQREQGITLVATVLLVMVVFISLLLLTTNVVLGSRKSTGDTRQGSRVQYAAESAASVARAQVAQAATLIQGMYFPYTVDPIEVQNTLKTNLCGSVTAPSVTAQTPSAANRASQRPTLPVFCDVSGLAYNPASGNAPVDTPDARLIKSKRQAAFLASLILPSAAGTTIPNYLSAQVVSASDDANTVLQKAAKYWMTMFYGKELRTYAGNYQNITVADVNAAPPITRTVTAQDGSTVTMTVRGATLTDLPNAALPNDDSGLFRILDVRESAPNSGSFILRYEILPAVATATVTKNNQVIAQSTIVSNPVSLRDVGEMQLAQDSFSKYALFTNVHPSTINFTGTTLFGGPVHTNQNFRFTATNGAQPWFGGKVTSAGCTFQSTTTSNPCGTKTSGAYFGSASGTITSPTNMGGNPLKPSVNGNAPVFDAKAPADLKPGEPPVDWNADYVQLPSGFDYCPNGQPYDATSNPCTSTQRQSEQRVAGFQSGLFFSSNLYSLTLKQDNSTGTNYQTVTSCTTSTTCTFYRYGEDNQMQIKVGTSWVNAFKASNGQWYAANATLPSGVTLSTNSTFNGVVYGDGSIDRLTNGGSGTAIARFAQLTVAGKGQIRITGNLTYEDPPCSGTNVRTSNTTVTPAPCNNQAAQNVLGVYSVTDDVLIGNNNTDTSLNAPNDVNIHASIMSGTGTIAVENYSAGSARGAVNLIGGLIENTYGAFGTFNSSTGVNQTGYTRNFVYDKRLGGKTRPPKFPRKKTPWDVDDTDINLPLAVFGGVTQRVGNP; from the coding sequence GTGAAAAGGATTCAACGCGAGCAAGGCATCACTCTCGTGGCGACCGTGCTGCTCGTCATGGTGGTGTTCATCAGCCTGCTGCTGCTCACCACGAACGTCGTGTTGGGGTCACGCAAATCGACAGGTGACACCCGGCAGGGGTCCCGCGTGCAGTACGCCGCGGAATCTGCCGCGTCCGTGGCGCGCGCGCAGGTGGCGCAGGCCGCAACCCTTATTCAGGGAATGTACTTCCCCTATACAGTCGATCCCATCGAAGTGCAGAACACCCTCAAGACCAACCTCTGCGGCAGCGTAACTGCGCCGAGCGTGACCGCCCAGACGCCCAGCGCGGCCAACCGGGCGTCACAGCGCCCCACTCTTCCTGTGTTCTGTGATGTGAGCGGGTTGGCGTACAACCCCGCCTCCGGAAATGCCCCTGTTGATACGCCCGATGCGCGCCTCATTAAGAGCAAGCGCCAGGCGGCTTTCCTGGCATCGCTCATTCTGCCCAGCGCGGCCGGAACAACCATCCCTAACTATCTGAGTGCGCAGGTCGTGAGCGCGTCTGATGACGCGAACACCGTGCTGCAAAAAGCCGCGAAGTACTGGATGACGATGTTTTATGGGAAGGAACTGCGGACGTATGCAGGGAACTACCAGAACATCACTGTCGCTGACGTCAACGCCGCGCCGCCCATTACGCGGACGGTCACGGCGCAGGATGGGAGTACGGTCACGATGACCGTACGGGGCGCCACGCTCACGGATCTTCCGAACGCGGCCCTTCCCAACGATGACTCTGGCCTGTTCCGCATCCTGGATGTCCGCGAATCTGCTCCGAACAGCGGGAGCTTCATCCTGCGTTACGAGATCCTGCCTGCCGTGGCGACAGCCACCGTCACCAAAAACAATCAGGTGATTGCCCAGTCCACCATCGTCAGCAACCCTGTTTCCCTCCGTGATGTCGGTGAGATGCAGCTTGCGCAGGACTCGTTCTCGAAGTACGCCCTGTTCACCAACGTCCACCCCAGCACCATCAACTTCACGGGGACGACGCTGTTCGGTGGGCCAGTGCACACCAATCAGAATTTCCGGTTCACTGCCACGAACGGCGCGCAACCCTGGTTCGGCGGGAAGGTCACCTCTGCGGGGTGCACCTTCCAAAGCACCACCACCTCCAATCCCTGCGGGACGAAGACGTCCGGCGCATACTTCGGCTCCGCATCAGGCACCATCACCAGCCCGACGAACATGGGCGGGAACCCGCTGAAGCCCAGCGTGAACGGGAACGCGCCGGTCTTTGACGCCAAAGCACCTGCGGACCTCAAACCTGGCGAACCGCCTGTCGACTGGAACGCCGATTATGTCCAATTACCCAGCGGCTTCGATTACTGCCCGAACGGCCAACCGTACGATGCGACGTCCAACCCCTGCACGTCTACTCAACGTCAGTCGGAACAGCGCGTTGCTGGGTTCCAATCCGGCTTGTTCTTCTCAAGTAACCTTTACAGCCTGACCCTCAAGCAGGACAACAGCACAGGCACGAACTATCAGACGGTCACGTCCTGCACGACTTCCACCACCTGTACGTTCTACCGCTACGGCGAGGACAACCAGATGCAGATCAAGGTCGGCACCTCCTGGGTGAACGCGTTCAAGGCCAGCAACGGTCAGTGGTACGCCGCGAATGCCACACTGCCCAGCGGTGTCACCCTGAGTACCAATTCCACCTTCAATGGCGTCGTCTATGGCGACGGCAGCATTGACCGGCTGACGAACGGCGGCAGTGGAACGGCCATTGCACGTTTCGCCCAACTGACCGTGGCCGGCAAGGGACAGATCCGGATCACCGGCAACCTCACTTATGAAGATCCGCCCTGCAGCGGCACCAACGTGCGCACTTCGAACACGACCGTGACCCCCGCGCCATGCAACAACCAAGCCGCGCAGAACGTCCTTGGGGTGTACTCCGTCACCGACGACGTTCTGATTGGCAACAACAACACGGACACGTCGCTGAACGCTCCCAACGACGTCAACATCCATGCCTCCATCATGTCTGGCACGGGCACCATCGCCGTTGAGAACTACAGCGCAGGTTCGGCACGTGGCGCCGTCAACCTGATCGGCGGCCTGATTGAAAACACGTACGGTGCCTTCGGGACGTTTAACTCCAGCACCGGCGTGAACCAGACCGGCTACACCCGTAACTTCGTTTACGACAAACGCCTCGGTGGCAAGACGCGTCCACCAAAATTCCCCCGCAAGAAGACCCCCTGGGACGTTGATGATACAGATATCAATCTGCCGCTGGCCGTCTTCGGCGGTGTCACACAGCGCGTGGGCAACCCATGA
- a CDS encoding type II secretion system protein encodes MNTHRTQGFTLQELLIVMFIVGIIATLTLGSMQRLNRTTQLRAAATQFASDLNRIRSAATTQNQNTSLTLNSTGTAYTMQFAGQTQTVNLPSGFTVQGVQDSSGSWVAAASSQWKVAYSAPYGEVDATSNGFQFQATSNDLTPRIVRVVGVTGKVLNGE; translated from the coding sequence ATGAACACCCACCGGACCCAAGGGTTTACGCTGCAGGAACTCCTGATCGTGATGTTCATCGTCGGCATCATCGCCACGCTCACTCTGGGAAGCATGCAGCGCCTGAACCGCACCACTCAGCTCCGCGCGGCAGCGACGCAGTTCGCCAGTGACCTCAACCGCATCCGGAGCGCCGCCACCACCCAGAACCAGAACACCTCCCTGACCCTGAACAGCACCGGCACGGCTTACACAATGCAGTTCGCCGGACAGACCCAGACCGTCAATCTGCCGAGCGGGTTCACCGTTCAGGGTGTACAGGACAGCAGTGGAAGCTGGGTGGCTGCCGCCTCCAGCCAATGGAAAGTCGCCTATAGTGCCCCTTACGGTGAAGTCGACGCCACATCGAACGGATTTCAGTTTCAGGCCACCAGCAACGACCTCACGCCCCGGATTGTCCGCGTGGTTGGCGTGACCGGGAAGGTGCTGAATGGTGAATAA
- a CDS encoding type IV pilus modification PilV family protein produces MVNKRDDGFTLTEALIAMALFAILITAVVAPLTSLFRVQRDSNSTLSATTSAQSTLEAIRDNWTPQTYGQNLDTDPAVTAYTAASTGVTIPSGLTYTCRNLDNNGADTAPCSGNETPQPAARRIRLQKTNAQNVVDVDVFLDIISPSTR; encoded by the coding sequence ATGGTGAATAAGCGAGATGATGGCTTCACCCTGACAGAAGCGCTGATTGCCATGGCGTTATTCGCGATTCTGATTACGGCCGTCGTGGCTCCCCTCACCAGCTTGTTCCGTGTCCAGAGGGATAGCAACTCGACGCTCAGTGCCACCACAAGCGCGCAGAGCACGCTGGAAGCGATCAGAGACAACTGGACGCCGCAAACCTATGGGCAGAATCTCGATACAGATCCCGCGGTCACGGCCTACACCGCAGCAAGCACTGGCGTGACTATTCCCAGTGGCCTGACCTATACGTGCCGCAATCTCGACAACAACGGTGCTGATACCGCACCCTGCAGCGGCAACGAGACCCCTCAACCTGCAGCGCGCCGCATCCGGCTCCAGAAGACCAACGCACAGAACGTCGTGGACGTCGATGTCTTCCTTGACATCATCTCTCCGTCCACCCGGTGA